The genome window TGTCGGTGGGGACCTCCTGGATCCACACCTGGACGGACTCGGCCGGCACCTGCAGGGTGTCGACGAACGCGTCGGTGATCCGGGCGATCAGCTCGCGCTTCTGCTCGACGCTGCGCGGGCCCTGCTGGATGGTCACGGAAGGCATCGGGTGCTCCTCGGTCCTCGCGGCCGGCCCCGGTGACTCCGGGGCCTCCTGCCGACGGGGAACAGTCCATCGCAGCGGACGGGTCGCGACCCAGACCCGGTTCGCGCTGGCAGCGATCACGAATCCTGATCGCCGGAGGTGGGGGTGGGGGCGGGGGCGGCCGGCCCGGCGTCGCAGGCGGAGAGCAGCAGCTCCAGCCCCGGGGAGCGCGGGCCCCGGCGCACCGCCAGCGAGGTGGGCAGCGCCAGGCCGGGATCGTGGAACGGCACGAAGGCGACCCGGGGAACCCGCATGATCCGTGCGTTGCCCGCGTAGACCACGGTCCACATCGGGGTGCCGGAGCCGATCGCGGCCAGGGTGTCCTGCAGGGTCTGGGAGGCCGGGCCGGGGATCGGCTGGAAGCCGGCGGCGTGGCAGGAGTCGACCACCAGGTCGACCAGGGCCGGGTGGTGGCGGCGCTCGACCAGGCGCAGCGGCAGCTCTGCCAGGTCGGTGAGGTGCACGGCCGGGCTCGCGGCCAGCGGGTGGCGGGCCGGCACGGCGGCCACCAGGGCGTCCTGCCAGAGCGGCAGGTGGGTGAGTTCGGGGGACTGCTCGGGCGCGTTCCCGGGGAGCGGGGCGCCGCGGACGAAGGCCGCGTCGAGCCGGCCGTCGGCCAGTCGGGCCAGCCGTTCGCGCACCGGCAGCGAGACCAGCTCGACCCGCAGGCCGGGGGCGTGGTGCTCGAAGGCGTCCAGGATCCGGTCCAGCCGTTCGCCCAGGCCCGTGATGGTGCCCAGGCGCAGCACGCCGAGCCGGCCGGCGGCGAGGTCGGCGGCGACCGCGCGGGCGGCGTCCTCGGCGGTGAGAACGGCGCGGGCGGCCGGCAGGAAGGACTGGCCGGCGGGGGTGAGGCGGACGGTGCGGGGGTTGCGGTCGAAGAGCTCGACCTTCAGCTCGCGCTCCAGGCGGCGGATCTGCTGACTGACCGCCGGCTGACCGATCATCAGCCGATCGGCGGCCCGGCCGAAGTGCAACTCCTCGGCCACCGTGACGAAGTAGCGCAGTTGGCGCAGTTCCACCGCAGGTCCTCCCCGTTCCCTGGTCCCCGGCCATCCTGCCGTACGGGCAGGCCCGGGGACCACGGGAAGGAGCGGGAAGCGGCTGGTCAGGCGCGGACGGCGGAGATGTCGAAGGTGAGCTTGACCTTCTCGCCGATCAGCACGCCGCCGGTCTCCAGGGCGGCGTTGTAGGTCAGGCCGAAGGCGGTGCGGTCCACCGTGGTGCGGCCCTCGAAGCCGAGGCGCTGGATGCCGTACGGGTCGGTGGCGCTGCCGGTGAAGTCGAGGTCCAGCACGACCGGGCGGGTGGTGCCCTTGATGGTCAGGTCGCCGGCCATCCGGTAGGTCTCGCCGTCCAGCTGCTCGGCGGAGGTGCTGCGGAAGGTGATCTCCGGGTGGGTCTCCACCTCGAAGAAGTCGCCGGTGCGCAGGTGGCCGTCGCGCTGCTCGTTGCCGGTGTCGATGCTGGCGACCTTGATGCTCAGCTCGGCGGTGGAGGCGGCCGGGTTCGCGCCGTCGAGGTGCAGCTTGCCCTGGTACTCGGCGAACTCGCCGCGGACGTTGGTGACCATCGCGTGGCGGACGCTGAAGCCGATCCGGCTGTGCGTGGTGTCGATGGCGTACTCGCCGGACAGGTGGGCGAGGTCGGGGGTGGCCGGCGCGGTGATGGCGGCCTCGACGGTCTCGGTGGTCCCGGCGGCCTTGCGGTTGAAGATGCCCATGGCGAACTCCTGTGTGATTTGGTTGAGGGTTCAACTTCCTCGATGGCTCCACTGTAGGGCGTGTTGGTTCAAGTTTCAACCACATCCCTCGAATGGCGTACCCCGGCGATACGCTCGCCGGACAGGACCCGACTCGCCGGAGGTGGCAGCCCGCAGATGTTCGCCGTGCACGCCCGCTGGCGGCCCGAGGACGGCAGCCTCGCGCTCTGGGCCGAGGACGGCCGGGCCGTCGGACAGCCCTCCAACGGCGGGCCCGGTCACCCGTTCGCTTGCTCGGCCGAGCTGCTGGGCCGCCTGCTGGGCGGGATCGGGCCCGGGCTGGAGTGGCTGGCGGGGCGGGCGGCGGAGCGCTGGACCACGCTGGCGCTGCCCTCGGCCGGCGCGGTGCCGGTGCCCTCGCCCGAACTGCCCGGCCTGGGGCTGGGGCGCGGCGCCGCCGGCGCGCTGCGCGAGTGGCGGGTGCCGACCCTGCGGTTCGAGGCGGCGGAGGCGGCGCAGCTGCTCGGCGAGCTCGCCGACCCGCGTTGGGCCCTGGCCAGCTCCGAGATGCCGGAAGTCGGCCGGGTCGACGTCGCGTACGGGGCCTCGCTGCGCTGGCTGACCGCCGTGCACGACCTCGCCTTCCGGCTGGCCGGCCGGGGACGGGTGCTGCCCGCCCTGGACCGGACGGCCGACGGTGCCCGGGCCCGCTGGCAGCCCGCCCTCGCCCCCGTCGACCGGCACGAGGTGCGCGCCCTCGCGGACAACTGCCCGCCCGCCGTGCGCGGACCGCACGAGCCGACCGCCCTGCTCACCGCCGCGCTGGCCGCCCTGACCGACTGCGAGGTGCGCGCGGCCCTGGCCGAACGACCGCCGCGGCTGCCCGGCGCGCTCCGTGACGCGCCGTCGGACCGGCCGGACGCGCAGCTGACCGACCGGTGGTTCGCCGCGCTGCTCGCCCCCGACGGCCGACTGCCGCTGGCAGGCCTGCCCGAACCGGCCGCCGCGCTCGACCGGCTCGCGGACCGGCTCGCCGCCTGGCACGGCTCCGCCGCACCCGGCACCGCCGTCCGGCTCTGCTTCCGGCTGGTCGAACCGCTCGGCACGGACCCCCTCGACCCCGACGCGCAGGTGCCCGACGAGGCCTGGCGGATCGACTTCCTGGTCGAGGCCGTCGCCGAACCCTCGCTCCGGGTCCCCGCCGCCGACCTCTGGTTCACCGGCGGCCCCGCGTCGGCCGCGTTCGAACGGGTGGTGGCCGACCCGCGCGCCGAGTACCTCGCCGAACTGCACCGCGCCGCCCGCTGCCGCCCCGAACTGGCCCCCGCGCTGGCCGGCGCCCGCCCCGGCGGGCTGCGGCTCGACCGCGACGGCGCCCTCGCCTTCCTGCGCGAGGCCGCCCCCGCGCTGCTCCGGGCCGGGTTCGGGGTGCTGCTGCCCACCTGGTGGCAGCGCCGGCCCCGGCTCGACCTCGCGCTCGGCATCCGCCCCGCCACCCCCAGCGCCGTGGCCCGCGAGGAGCGGCTGGACCACGACGCGCTGGTCGCCTTCCGCTGGCGGCTCGCGCTCGACGGCGACCCGCTCACCGCCGAGGAACTGGCCGACCTCGCGGCGGCCAAGCGCGGCCTGGTCCGGATCCGCGGCCAGTGGATCGAGGCCGATCCCGCGCGGATCGCCGCCGCCCTCGCCTTCCTGGACCGCGAGGGCGGCGGCGAGCAGCCGGTGACCCGGCTGCTGCGCACCGTCCTGGACCCGGGCGCCCTGGTGGCCGGCCTGCCGGTGGGTGCGGTCCGGGCCACCGAGGTGCTCGGCGCGCTGCTCGACCCGGCCGCCTGCCCGGACGAGCCCGCCGTGCGGCTGCCCGCCGGCTTCGGCACCACCCTGCGCCCGTACCAGGAGCGCGGCGTCGCCTGGCTGCACGCGCTCGGCCGGCTCGGCCTGGGCGCCGTGCTCGCCGACGACATGGGCCTGGGCAAGACAGTGCAGACGCTGGCCCTGCTCGCCCAGGAACACGCCGAGGGGCGGCCCGGCCCGGTGCTGCTGGTCTGCCCGATGTCGCTGCTCGCCAACTGGCGGCGGGAGGCCGCCCGGTTCGCCCCGATGCTGCGGGTGCACGTGCAGCACGGCCCCGGCCGGCCCGCCGGCGAGGCGCTGGCCGACGCGGTGGCCGGCGCCGACCTGGTGCTCACCAGCTACGGCGTGCTCACCCGGGACGCCCCGCAGCTGCGCCGGATCGGCTGGCGCCGGATCGTCGCGGACGAGGCGCAGACCGTGAAGAACGGCTCCACCGGGCAGGCCAGGGCGCTGCGCTCGCTGCGCGCCGGGCACCGGATCGCGCTCACCGGCACGCCCGTGGAGAACCGGCTGAGCGAGCTGCACGCGGTGCTCGACTTCGCCAACCCCGGGCTGCTCGGCTCGGCCGCCGCCTTCCGGGAGCGCTACGCCGTGCCGGTCGAGCAGCACCGCAGCGCCGAGCGGCTGGCCGAACTGCGGCGCCGCACCGCCCCGTTCGTGCTGCGCCGGCGCAAGGGCGATCCTGGCGTGCTGGCCGAGCTGCCGGCCAAGCAGGAGAGCACCGTCCGGTGCCTGCTGACCACCGAGCAGGCCGGGCTCTACCAGGCGGTGGTCGCCGACCTGCTGCACCGGCTGCGCAGCGGGCTCAAGGGGGTCGAGCGCAAGGGCGCGGTGCTCGGTGCGATCGGGCGGCTGAAGCAGGTCTGCAACCACCCGGCCCAGCTCCTGCACGACGGTTCGGCGGTGGCCGGCCGCTCGGGCAAGGTGGCCCGGCTGGAGGAGCTGCTGGAGAACACCCTGGCGGCCGGCGAGCGCACCCTGGTCTTCACCCAGTACGCCGAGTTCGGTGCGCTGCTGCGGCCGCACCTGGCCGAGCGGCTGGACACCGAGGTGCTGTACCTGCACGGCCGGCTCGGCGCCCGCCGCCGCACCGAGCTGGTGGACCGGTTCCAGCAGGCGGACGGCCCCGGCGTCTTCCTGCTCTCGCTCAAGGCGGGCGGCACCGGGCTCAACCTGACCGCGGCGAGCCAGGTGGTGCACCTGGACCGCTGGTGGAACCCGGCGACCGAGGACCAGGCCACCGACCGGGCGCACCGGATCGGGCAGCACCGCACCGTGCAGGTCCGCCGGTTCGTCTGCGCGGGCACCGTGGAGGAGCGGATCGCCGAGCTGATGGACGCCAAGCGCGAGCTGGCCGAGGCCGTGGTGGCGGGCGGCGAGCGCCGGCTGACCGAGCTCTCCCTCGACGAGCTGCACGAGCTGCTGACCCTCTCCCAGGAGGCGCTGACCGCATGACGCAGGATCCGAACGCCTTCTGGGGCGAGGAGTTGACGCTCGGTGAGGCCCCGGCCCCGGCCTCGCCGGAAGCGGAACCCTTCCCGTACCTGGAGCTGGCCGCACCGGACCTGGAAGTCGGCGGGCGCGACCTTCCGCTCCTGCTCGCGCCGCTCTACCGGGCGCTGACCGGCGACCACCGCCGTGCTTGACCCTCGACCAGGTCGAGGCACCAGTGTTCCCGGCATGGAGAACGCGACGCGGGAAGCGACGCCGGACGCCACGCCGGACGTGATGCGCAGCATCGGCCAGCTGGCCAGGGAGAGCGGGCTGAGCATCAGCGCGCTGCGGTTCTACGACGGGGCGGGCGTCTTCGGACCCGCCCGGGTGGACCCGCTCACCGGCTACCGCTGGTACGCGCCGGACCAGCTCGCCGACGCCCGGCTGCTCTGCCGGCTGCGCCGGCTGGGGCTGCCGCTGGCCCAGCTCAAGCTGGTGCTCGCGGCCCCGCCCGGCGATCCGGCCGCCCACCGGGTGCTCGACACCCACCTGCGGCGGCTGGCGGACGGCCTGGCCGACGCGCGTCGCGAACTCTCCGTCGTCAGAGCACTGATCGACCAGAGGGAGCAACCGATGAACGCCACCGAAACCGCCCGGCTCACCGTGGACCGCGCCGAGCTGGCCGCCGCACTCGCCGCCGTCCGCTTCGCGGTCGGGACCGACCCCGAGCGCCCGATGCTCGGTGGGATCCTCTTCGACCTGGACGGCGGGGTGCTGCGGCTGGTCGCCACCGACCGCTACCGGCTGGCCGTCGGCGAGGCGGCCGCGCACCCCGCCGACGGGACCGGGTTCAGCGTGCTGGTGCCGGCCGGCCTGGCCGACCTGATCGGCGCGCTCGCCGCGGACGGCGGCGGCGAGCTGGAGCTCACCGCCGAGGGCGGCGAACTGGCCGCCCGGGCCGGCGGCCGCACCGTCGCGGGGGAGCGCCTCGACCTGGACTTCCCCGACTACCGCCGGCTGGTCCGGCTGGAGCGCAGCCACCGGGTGGAGGTGGCGGCCGCCGACCTGCGCCGCGCGGTGCTGGACGGACCGGTGCGGCCGTACACCCCCGAGCACCCGGAGGCCGGGCCCGGCGAGGTGGCGCTCACCGTGCTGGAGGTCGGCGCGGGCGGCGCCGTGCGCGTGGTGGACGGCGAGCCGGGCGAGCCGGGGGAGCAGGCCGAGCAGGAGCTGCGGATCGCGGTGAACCGGGAGTACCTGCTCCAGGCGCTGGACGCCGGCCCGGCCGGACAGCTGGCGCTGGAGCCCGCCGGCAGCTTGGGGCCGCTGGCGATCCGCTCGGCCTCGGGGGAGGCGGGGCATTTCTCGGTGCTGATGCCGGTGCGGGTCGGCTGATCCGCCGTCGGAACCGGCTGATTCACCGTCAACGTCGGCTGGTCCGCCGTCAGCTTCGGGTGGCCGGCGGTCAGCTGAGCGCGGTGCGCAGGCCGAGCGCGATCAGCACGGCCGCGCCCACCCGGGTGAGCACCGCCTTCGCCCGCCCGGCGGCGAAGCCGGCGGCCCGGGCCAGCACGGCCGTCCAGGCCAGCAGCCAGGCGCTGACCAGCACGGCCTGGGCGGTGGCCAGCAGCAGCACCTGGGGGAGCAGGGCCCGGTGCGGATCGAGGAACTGCGGCAGCAGGGTCAGGAAGATCGAGGCGGCCTTCGGGTTGAGCACGTTCCCGAGCAGCGCCTGCAGGTAGCCGGACCGCCGCCCGGCCCGGGGCGCCCGCCGGGTGCCCGGGTGCCCCGCGCGGAACCAGGACCAGCCGCCCAGGCCCACCAGGTAGGCCGCGCCGGCCAGGCGCACGGTGGCGAAGGCGGTGCTGGAGCGCATCACCAGCGCGGACAGGCCCAGCACCGCCAGGGACGCGTGCACGTAGAGGCCGCAGACGGTGCCCAGCACCACCGGGAGCGCCTGCCGCCGCCCGGCCGTGCCGACCCGCTGGACCAGCAGGGTGAAGCTGGCGCCGGGGGTGGCCACCAGGGGGAAGACGGCCACCAGGTAGCCGAGCACCGCCTGGGACCGGGTCATGCGGGGAGCACCACGCGGTAGTGGGTGGTCAGCCGGTGCTGCTCGTCCAGCACGTGGAAGGCGAGGGCGGGCGGCTGCTCGCGGTCGGCGGGCTGGTCGCTCTCCCAGGGCAGCCGCAGGGTCCAGGTGACGGCGGGGCCGACGATCACCGGGCGGCCGGCGAAGGTGCTGGCGGCGGCGGTGTGCGCGTGGCCGGCGAGCAGGGCGACCACCTGGGGACGGGGGGCCAGCAGCTCGGCCAGCCGGTCCGCCCGCTGGAGGGGGTAGCTGTCGGGCAGCGGGTGGTGCAGCCGCACCGGCGGGTGGTGGAAGGCGAGCAGCGCGGGGGTGCCGGGCGCCAGGCCGTCCAGGGTCGAGGCGATCCAGTCGAGGGTCTCGTCGTCCAGCAGGCCCACGTCCTCGCCGGGGACGCTGGAGTCGCACATCAGCACCGCCGCGCCGCCGACCAGGTGCAGCCGGTTGACCGGCCCGTCGCCGGCGGGCTCGCCGAGCAGCCCGGTGCGCAGCGGCGAGCGCGCGTCGTGGTTGCCCGGGCAGCTGAGCACGGGGAACGGCGCGGCCAGCAGCTCCGCCGCCTCGCGGTACTCGTCCGGCGCGCCGTGGTCGGCGATGTCCCCGGTGACCAGCAGCGCGTCCACCGGGGTCGGCAGGGCGCGCAGGTAGTCCATCACCCGGGCGGCGCGCTCGGTGGACCGGGCGGTGCCGTCCAGGTGGAGGTCGCTGATCTGGGCAAGCAGAACCATGGACTGTCCTAACGGTAAAAGTTCGAGTTTCCGTTAGGCAGGACGGTAGAGTACGGGCATGGCACTGATCAAGAGCCCGGTGGACGCCGGCCCGCTCGCACTGCTGCTGTCGAGCACGGTGCGCCACGACGGCAACGGCGGCGTCGCGGACGACCTGGCGGACCCGACCGGACTGGCCGACTGGCTCGTCGCCGCGGCCGAGCCGCTGGCCCGGGCGGGGTTCGCGCTCGACCCGCCGGGCCCGCTGGATCCGCAGGTCGCGCCCGCCGACCGGGCGACCCTGGACCGGGTGCTCGCGGTGCGGGCCGCGCTGCGGGCGCTGCTGGCCCGGGCGGTGAGCCCGGCCCCGCCCAGCCCGGCGGACGCGCACCGGCTGATCCCGGCGGGGCAGGCGGTGGCCCGGTTGAACGCGGCCGCGGCCGCCGAACCCGTGGTGCCCCGGCTCGACTGGCCGACCGACGGGGCCCCGGTCGCCGGACTGGTCGCGGCGGCCCCCGCCGGCGGACCGGCGGCGACGGCCACCGCCCTGGTGGCGGTGCTCGCCCGGGCGGCGATCGACTTCCTGGCCGGCCCCGACCTGCCCCGCCTGCGCGCCTGCACCGCCCCGCGCTGCGTGCGCTACTTCCTCAAGGAGCACGGCCGCCAGGAGTTCTGCAAGGCCTCCTGCGGCAACCGCGCCCGCGCCGCCCGCCACTACCAGCGGCACAACCACCCCGGCCCCGCGCCCGAGGACGCCCCCGGTCGACGCCCCTGACGGGGGATCAGCCCACCGGTCGGGCGGGTACGGCCTGCGCGTGCTTGCTTTTGCAAGCGCCGGAGTTAGCATGAGGGCATGGCTTCACTGAACGTCAGCTCGCTGGGTGACTACATCCGCGAGCAGCGGCGGGCCGCGCAGTACTCGCTGCGCCAGCTGGCCGAGGCCGCGGGCGTCTCCAACCCGTACCTCAGCCAGATCGAGCGGGGACTGCGCAAGCCGAGCGCGGAGATCCTGCAGCAGATCGCCAAGGCCCTGCGGATCTCGGCCGAGACGCTCTACGTCCAGGCCGGGATCCTGGAGGAGCGCCCGGCCGAGGGGGCCGACCTGCGGGCCGCGATCTTCGCCGACCCGGCGATCAGTGAGCAGCAGAAGCACGCGCTGCTCGCCGTGTACGAGGCCTTCGTGACCGAGAACCGGGCGGCGGGCTGAGCCCGGCCGCGCACCGCGAGGCCGACACCAACACCGAGAGGAGGGCGCCATGCCCAGCACCGAGGAGATCCGGAACGAGATCCGCAAGACGCTGAGCGACCCGACCCCGCTCTACGCCCTGGCGGGCGTGGGCGACCTCGCCTACGAGAAGCTGCGCGAGGTGCCGGGCCGGGTCGAGGCGCTGGCGGCGGACCGCAAGGCCGCCCAGGCGGCGGCGGTGGCCAGGCTGCACGAGGCGCAGGAGCGGCTGGTCGGGGCGCAGGCCAAGGTGGCCGACTCGGTCGGCACCCTGCCGACCGACCTGAAGTCGCTGCAGGAGAAGGCGCAGGGCTTCGCGCTCCAGCAGGCGGGCCGGGCTGCCGGGCTGGCCGTCCGGGCCAAGGAGGTCTACGACGAGCTGGCCGAGCGCGGCCGGACGGCGGTGAGCCGTCCGGGCGGCGCGACCGGCGAGTCGGTGACCGTGGAGCGGGCCGAGGTGGTCACCTTGGACACCGAGGGCGCCGGGAAGCGGTCGGACGCCGCGGCGGAACCGGTCGAGCCGGAGCTCGCCGAGGCCGAGGTGGTCGAGCCGGAGCCGGAGCGGCCGACCGCCAAGCGCGCCCCGCGCTCTCGGCGGAACCCGGGTGCAGAGCAGCCGGGCACGCAGGAGTAGTCGCGGACGTTGAGCCTGGTGACGCGGTCACGCGGCGGCCGGTGGGGCCGGTCGCGGGCCGTGTGCCCGGCAGGGTTGGAAGGGGCCGCTGTGGGAAGTCAACTGGGGCGACAGCGGCGCGGTTCGAGTGAGGAGACCCGGTGTACATCCTGGCGTACGACCTGCTGAACCCGTTCTGGTGGCTGTCAGCCGGGGTCATCCTCTTCAAGGCCTTCGCCTTCCTCGATGCGGCCACCCGGCAGGCGGACGCCTACCCGGCGGCGGAGAAGAAGACCAAGGGCTTCTGGCTGGTCCTGCTCGGCCTGGCGCTGGGCCTCGACCTGCTCCTCGGCGGCAGCATCACCGGCAGCTTCATCACCTTGGCCGGGCTCGTGGCCGCGATCGTCTACATGGTGGACGTCCGCCCGGCGATCCGGGCGCTGACCGGCTGGCGCGGCCCGACCGACCGGCTGACCCAGGCGCTCCGCTCGCTCGGCCGGCGGGGCGGCGGCAACCGCTGGTGAGCCTGGACACCTGAGGCGCCGTCGGCTGACCCCGGGTCAGCCGACGGACCGCGTTCCGGCGGTGGGTCAGCCCATCAGGTGGTGCGGCTGGTTGCGCTCCAGCAGCAGCACCGCGACGTCGTCGGTGAGCGCACCGCCGTTCAGCTCCTCGACCTCGGCCAGTGCGCCGTCCACCAGCCGGCCCCGGGTCAGCCCGTGCCGCTGGTGGTCGCCGATCAGGGCGAGCAGCCCGTCCTGGCCGAGCCTGCGCGAGCCCGCGCCGACCCGGCCCTCGATCAAGCCGTCGGTGTAGAGCATCAGGCTCCAGCCGGCCGGCAGTTCGAGGTGGTAGGGCGGCCAGGCGGCCTCGGTGTCGTCGCAGGCCAGCAGGCCGAGGGCCGGGCCGGCCTGGTCGCTGGGCAGCACCGTCGGCGACTCGGAGCCGGAGAGCAGCAGCGGCGCCGGGTGGCCGGCCAGGTAGACCTGGGCGTACTCGGTGGCCGGGCCCTCGGAGGGCAGCGGTTGCTGGCCCACCCCTGGCGCGGGCCGCCGGGTGACGGCCTGGGTGCCGGTGACCGCCTGGTGGCGCGGCTGGTGCTCGGACGGCCCGCTCGGCGAGATCACCAGCATGCAGAGGGTCGCGAAGATCTCCTCGTTGCGGCGCTCGTGCTCCAGCACGTGCTGCAGCGTGGTGAGCAGGGTCTGCCCGGTCAGGCCGGCGAAGACCAGGGTGCGCCACGCTATCCGCAGCGCCACACCGAGCGCGGCCTCGTCCGGGCCGTGGCCGCAGACGTCGCCGATCACCACGTGCACGGTGCCGTCCTCGGTGCGCACCGCGTCGTAGAAGTCGCCGCCGAGCAGGGCGCGGCGGCGGCCGGGCCGGTAGCGGCGGGTGAAGGAGAGGTCGGCGCCCTCCAGCAGCGGGGTGGGCAGCAGGTGGCGCTGCAGGCGGGCGTTCTCCTGGCCGCGCAGCTCCGCCTCGACCAGCCGGCGCTGCGACTCGTCGGCCCGCCTGCGCTCGACCGCGTAGCGCAGCGCGCGGGCCAGCAGCGGGCCGTCGGTGGCGTCCCGGACCAGGAAGTCCTGGGCGCCGGCGGCCACCGCGTCCGCCCCGAGCTGGGTGTCGGCGGCGTCGGTCAGCACGATCACGGCTGCGCCCGGGGCCAGCCGGAGCACCTCGCGCAGTCCGTCCAGCGGGTCGCACTCGGCGGCGTGGGCGGCGTCCGAGCCGGCGCTCGGCGCCGCGCCCAGGTCGAGCAGCACGCAGCTGAAGTCGGAGGGCAGCTGTCGCCCGCGCCGGCCGACCGGGGCGAGCAGGGCGGCCGCGGCGGTCAGGCCCTGCGCCCGGTGCAGCTCGACCGGGGTGCCGCTGGCGGCGACCAGTTCCTCCAGCAGCCGGGTGTCGGTGCCCTCGTTCTCGATCGCCAGCAGCTTGAGCCCGCCGACCACCCGGTCGGCGCCGGTCGGCCGACGGATGGCCCGGGGGCCGGGCACCGCCACGGTGCCCGCGGCGGACTCGGCGCGCCGACCGGTCTCGGCCGTCTGGGCACTCTTCTGGGCAGTCTGGGCACTCTGCGCGGCCGGGGTGCTCGGCGTGTTCGGGGTGTTCGCCGGGACGTCCCGGGTGTCCTGGGCGCCGGCGTGCCGGGGCAGCCGGGCGGCGTCGGCGATCCCGTTCAGCTCGCCGAGTCCGGCGGTGGTTCCGCCGAGCCGGCCCAGACCCTCCAGGGTGTCGAGGCCGTGGATGGAGTTCAGTCCGTTCATGCCGTTCAGCGCCTCCTCGCCGACCACCGGAGCGGTCGAATCAGGGCATGGCGCACCGAGGCGCTGACGGACGCCAGCGGCTGCGGGGGCGCCGGACCGGCTCTCGGCGCCGAGTCCTTGCCCGTCTCCCGTAGCGGGCACGGATGCTTCCTCCTCTTCCCTGACGGGGTAACGGCTGCGGTCCGTGCGCAGTGCCCGCCGGGCACCGCGAGTCAGGGAACCTTTCGCGACCATAACGTGAT of Kitasatospora viridis contains these proteins:
- a CDS encoding DEAD/DEAH box helicase, which gives rise to MFAVHARWRPEDGSLALWAEDGRAVGQPSNGGPGHPFACSAELLGRLLGGIGPGLEWLAGRAAERWTTLALPSAGAVPVPSPELPGLGLGRGAAGALREWRVPTLRFEAAEAAQLLGELADPRWALASSEMPEVGRVDVAYGASLRWLTAVHDLAFRLAGRGRVLPALDRTADGARARWQPALAPVDRHEVRALADNCPPAVRGPHEPTALLTAALAALTDCEVRAALAERPPRLPGALRDAPSDRPDAQLTDRWFAALLAPDGRLPLAGLPEPAAALDRLADRLAAWHGSAAPGTAVRLCFRLVEPLGTDPLDPDAQVPDEAWRIDFLVEAVAEPSLRVPAADLWFTGGPASAAFERVVADPRAEYLAELHRAARCRPELAPALAGARPGGLRLDRDGALAFLREAAPALLRAGFGVLLPTWWQRRPRLDLALGIRPATPSAVAREERLDHDALVAFRWRLALDGDPLTAEELADLAAAKRGLVRIRGQWIEADPARIAAALAFLDREGGGEQPVTRLLRTVLDPGALVAGLPVGAVRATEVLGALLDPAACPDEPAVRLPAGFGTTLRPYQERGVAWLHALGRLGLGAVLADDMGLGKTVQTLALLAQEHAEGRPGPVLLVCPMSLLANWRREAARFAPMLRVHVQHGPGRPAGEALADAVAGADLVLTSYGVLTRDAPQLRRIGWRRIVADEAQTVKNGSTGQARALRSLRAGHRIALTGTPVENRLSELHAVLDFANPGLLGSAAAFRERYAVPVEQHRSAERLAELRRRTAPFVLRRRKGDPGVLAELPAKQESTVRCLLTTEQAGLYQAVVADLLHRLRSGLKGVERKGAVLGAIGRLKQVCNHPAQLLHDGSAVAGRSGKVARLEELLENTLAAGERTLVFTQYAEFGALLRPHLAERLDTEVLYLHGRLGARRRTELVDRFQQADGPGVFLLSLKAGGTGLNLTAASQVVHLDRWWNPATEDQATDRAHRIGQHRTVQVRRFVCAGTVEERIAELMDAKRELAEAVVAGGERRLTELSLDELHELLTLSQEALTA
- a CDS encoding DUF2516 family protein gives rise to the protein MLAYDLLNPFWWLSAGVILFKAFAFLDAATRQADAYPAAEKKTKGFWLVLLGLALGLDLLLGGSITGSFITLAGLVAAIVYMVDVRPAIRALTGWRGPTDRLTQALRSLGRRGGGNRW
- a CDS encoding LysE family translocator is translated as MTRSQAVLGYLVAVFPLVATPGASFTLLVQRVGTAGRRQALPVVLGTVCGLYVHASLAVLGLSALVMRSSTAFATVRLAGAAYLVGLGGWSWFRAGHPGTRRAPRAGRRSGYLQALLGNVLNPKAASIFLTLLPQFLDPHRALLPQVLLLATAQAVLVSAWLLAWTAVLARAAGFAAGRAKAVLTRVGAAVLIALGLRTALS
- a CDS encoding MerR family transcriptional regulator; amino-acid sequence: MENATREATPDATPDVMRSIGQLARESGLSISALRFYDGAGVFGPARVDPLTGYRWYAPDQLADARLLCRLRRLGLPLAQLKLVLAAPPGDPAAHRVLDTHLRRLADGLADARRELSVVRALIDQREQPMNATETARLTVDRAELAAALAAVRFAVGTDPERPMLGGILFDLDGGVLRLVATDRYRLAVGEAAAHPADGTGFSVLVPAGLADLIGALAADGGGELELTAEGGELAARAGGRTVAGERLDLDFPDYRRLVRLERSHRVEVAAADLRRAVLDGPVRPYTPEHPEAGPGEVALTVLEVGAGGAVRVVDGEPGEPGEQAEQELRIAVNREYLLQALDAGPAGQLALEPAGSLGPLAIRSASGEAGHFSVLMPVRVG
- a CDS encoding CGNR zinc finger domain-containing protein, which encodes MALIKSPVDAGPLALLLSSTVRHDGNGGVADDLADPTGLADWLVAAAEPLARAGFALDPPGPLDPQVAPADRATLDRVLAVRAALRALLARAVSPAPPSPADAHRLIPAGQAVARLNAAAAAEPVVPRLDWPTDGAPVAGLVAAAPAGGPAATATALVAVLARAAIDFLAGPDLPRLRACTAPRCVRYFLKEHGRQEFCKASCGNRARAARHYQRHNHPGPAPEDAPGRRP
- the dmpI gene encoding 4-oxalocrotonate tautomerase DmpI, which translates into the protein MIAASANRVWVATRPLRWTVPRRQEAPESPGPAARTEEHPMPSVTIQQGPRSVEQKRELIARITDAFVDTLQVPAESVQVWIQEVPTDSWGAGGKLRADA
- a CDS encoding helix-turn-helix domain-containing protein → MASLNVSSLGDYIREQRRAAQYSLRQLAEAAGVSNPYLSQIERGLRKPSAEILQQIAKALRISAETLYVQAGILEERPAEGADLRAAIFADPAISEQQKHALLAVYEAFVTENRAAG
- a CDS encoding YceI family protein, with the protein product MGIFNRKAAGTTETVEAAITAPATPDLAHLSGEYAIDTTHSRIGFSVRHAMVTNVRGEFAEYQGKLHLDGANPAASTAELSIKVASIDTGNEQRDGHLRTGDFFEVETHPEITFRSTSAEQLDGETYRMAGDLTIKGTTRPVVLDLDFTGSATDPYGIQRLGFEGRTTVDRTAFGLTYNAALETGGVLIGEKVKLTFDISAVRA
- a CDS encoding metallophosphoesterase, with translation MVLLAQISDLHLDGTARSTERAARVMDYLRALPTPVDALLVTGDIADHGAPDEYREAAELLAAPFPVLSCPGNHDARSPLRTGLLGEPAGDGPVNRLHLVGGAAVLMCDSSVPGEDVGLLDDETLDWIASTLDGLAPGTPALLAFHHPPVRLHHPLPDSYPLQRADRLAELLAPRPQVVALLAGHAHTAAASTFAGRPVIVGPAVTWTLRLPWESDQPADREQPPALAFHVLDEQHRLTTHYRVVLPA
- a CDS encoding LysR family transcriptional regulator, with translation MELRQLRYFVTVAEELHFGRAADRLMIGQPAVSQQIRRLERELKVELFDRNPRTVRLTPAGQSFLPAARAVLTAEDAARAVAADLAAGRLGVLRLGTITGLGERLDRILDAFEHHAPGLRVELVSLPVRERLARLADGRLDAAFVRGAPLPGNAPEQSPELTHLPLWQDALVAAVPARHPLAASPAVHLTDLAELPLRLVERRHHPALVDLVVDSCHAAGFQPIPGPASQTLQDTLAAIGSGTPMWTVVYAGNARIMRVPRVAFVPFHDPGLALPTSLAVRRGPRSPGLELLLSACDAGPAAPAPTPTSGDQDS